Proteins encoded together in one Hydrogenobacter hydrogenophilus window:
- the trpA gene encoding tryptophan synthase subunit alpha — MGRERIVEKFSKGEKVLVCYLMAGYPDYETSLEAFRTVLKAGADFLEIGFPFSDPIADGITIQMAHEEALKRGTRLKHVLSISSTLRGEFPDIPFFLMTYYNPVFKVGLERFCELAKDSGIDGFIVPDLPPEECWELKRYTQKFGLSLVLLASPTSSERRLKLICEHTDDMTYFVSITGTTGAREKLPIERLKLDIERYRKNCDKPVVVGFGVSNGEQARAIGDFSEGVVVGSALVKLAGERKLQELSQKVQELKSSLKLCLKP, encoded by the coding sequence ATGGGAAGAGAAAGAATAGTAGAAAAATTTAGCAAAGGTGAAAAGGTGCTTGTGTGCTACCTTATGGCGGGATATCCCGATTATGAGACATCCCTTGAAGCCTTTAGGACTGTTCTCAAAGCAGGTGCGGACTTTCTTGAGATAGGTTTTCCTTTCTCTGACCCTATCGCGGATGGGATTACCATACAGATGGCCCACGAAGAGGCTCTAAAGAGAGGCACAAGGTTAAAGCACGTTTTGAGCATAAGCTCTACACTCAGAGGCGAATTCCCAGACATACCCTTTTTCCTTATGACTTATTACAACCCTGTGTTTAAGGTAGGTCTTGAAAGGTTCTGTGAGCTTGCCAAAGACAGCGGTATAGACGGCTTTATAGTGCCAGACCTTCCACCAGAAGAGTGTTGGGAATTAAAAAGATACACTCAAAAATTTGGACTATCTTTGGTGCTTCTTGCTTCACCCACAAGCTCAGAAAGAAGGTTAAAGCTCATATGCGAACACACAGATGACATGACTTATTTTGTCTCCATTACAGGAACTACCGGTGCCAGAGAAAAACTTCCCATAGAGAGGCTAAAACTAGACATAGAGAGATACAGAAAAAACTGTGATAAACCTGTAGTGGTTGGATTTGGTGTTTCCAACGGAGAACAGGCAAGAGCGATAGGAGATTTCTCAGAGGGTGTTGTGGTAGGAAGCGCCTTAGTAAAGCTTGCGGGTGAAAGAAAGCTTCAAGAGCTTTCCCAAAAGGTGCAGGAGTTAAAATCATCGTTAAAATTGTGTCTAAAACCTTAG
- the efp gene encoding elongation factor P, producing MAVRIDINSIQRDMFIEHAGQPYRVIDYEHVKPGKGQAFVRIKAKNMQTGNVIELTYKSSDTIELADFEQVFAEYSYNDGSNYYFISQQTYEMIPIPAENIKEEIKFLKEGMTVVVFLYKGQPVGIELPKHVELKVIETEPAFKGDTAAGGTKPAKLETGAVVQVPFFINEGDIIKVDTRKGVYVERVK from the coding sequence ATGGCTGTCAGAATAGATATAAACAGCATACAAAGGGATATGTTTATTGAACATGCAGGTCAGCCTTATAGGGTTATTGACTACGAGCATGTGAAACCCGGCAAGGGTCAGGCTTTTGTCAGGATAAAAGCCAAAAACATGCAGACAGGAAATGTGATAGAACTAACCTATAAGTCCTCTGATACCATTGAGCTTGCGGATTTTGAACAGGTCTTTGCAGAATACTCTTACAATGACGGTAGCAATTACTACTTTATAAGTCAGCAAACTTACGAAATGATACCCATTCCCGCAGAAAACATAAAAGAAGAGATAAAGTTTCTAAAAGAAGGTATGACAGTGGTTGTATTTCTTTACAAAGGACAACCTGTAGGTATAGAACTGCCCAAACATGTAGAACTAAAAGTTATTGAAACAGAGCCAGCTTTTAAGGGAGATACTGCAGCAGGAGGAACAAAGCCAGCAAAATTGGAAACAGGTGCAGTGGTTCAAGTGCCCTTCTTTATTAACGAAGGGGACATTATAAAGGTGGATACAAGGAAGGGTGTGTATGTAGAAAGGGTCAAGTAA
- the rpsP gene encoding 30S ribosomal protein S16: MAVRIRLTRFGRTHHPIYRIVVMDAKSPREGKYIDILGTYDPINKRLEVKEDKVKDWLSKGAQVTDRAKSLLKSAKIL; the protein is encoded by the coding sequence ATGGCAGTCAGAATAAGGCTTACGCGATTTGGAAGAACTCACCACCCCATTTATAGGATAGTGGTTATGGATGCAAAAAGTCCCAGAGAAGGCAAGTATATAGACATATTGGGAACTTACGACCCTATAAACAAACGGTTGGAAGTTAAAGAGGATAAAGTAAAAGATTGGCTGTCCAAAGGTGCGCAGGTCACAGACCGCGCCAAAAGTCTTCTCAAAAGTGCAAAAATACTCTAA
- a CDS encoding heavy metal translocating P-type ATPase codes for MKTSLKVEGMTCVNCARTIEINLKRLKGVKSVEVSFELGRVQVEFDEELLSVENIKEAIESLGYRVSKGTEERNKDLFILLFCIFISLFFIPLMFFHNVRVEFVLASLVQIIGGYSFYKSAYRSLISGVGNMDLLVALGSTGAYLYSVLTMLKVLEGSPFFETSVFLITFVRLGKYLEERAKERAVKSLKELFGIQTSKVRLLRKDGKEEEKNVQEVFIGDIILLRTGDLVPLDVYVLEGKVEVDESVITGESKPVLKTAGQRIFSGSLIINGYAKAKVEKTLAGSYVSLLIKLVEDALKQKPKIHRIADRVAHYFVQVVVIISLLVFTLWYLSTGDLQKSVSFALSVLVISCPCAFGIAVPLVLTVGLLRAYRKGLLVKNPSVLERIKDIDVLLLDKTGTLTESIPKVVKAVFHTEDALDLAFSVANASNHPRAKAIRDYCEQMKAKTVSLQDCTEVPGEGIYCGDYYLGNPSALGMNHKNSITVLTKGKEIIGEFHLEERIRSDVKDTLNYLKNRGIKLVMITGDAQENARRIANALGIEEFYAEVKPEDKLAVLEKYQSMGHRVGMVGDGINDAPAMAKAHVSFAVGSGTDIAKRVCDVVILSGLQGIKDLFEMADVVSRRIKQNLFWAFFYNALGIPVAGGLFSSYGVVLKPEIAGLMMVLSSLSVVINSIRK; via the coding sequence ATGAAGACTTCACTCAAAGTAGAGGGTATGACCTGTGTAAACTGCGCAAGGACCATAGAAATAAACCTTAAAAGACTCAAAGGTGTAAAGTCAGTGGAAGTTTCTTTTGAATTGGGAAGGGTTCAGGTGGAGTTTGACGAAGAGCTTCTTTCGGTAGAGAACATAAAGGAAGCTATAGAATCCCTTGGTTATAGGGTGTCAAAAGGCACTGAAGAAAGGAATAAAGACCTTTTTATACTTTTGTTTTGCATCTTTATAAGCTTGTTTTTTATACCACTTATGTTTTTCCATAATGTCCGTGTGGAATTTGTCCTTGCATCGTTGGTGCAAATTATAGGTGGGTACAGCTTTTACAAGTCCGCTTACAGGTCCCTGATCTCTGGTGTGGGGAATATGGATCTTTTGGTAGCTCTTGGAAGCACTGGAGCGTATCTGTATAGTGTGCTAACTATGCTGAAGGTGCTTGAAGGATCGCCCTTTTTTGAGACCTCCGTATTTCTTATAACCTTTGTGAGATTAGGAAAGTATTTGGAAGAGAGAGCAAAGGAAAGAGCGGTAAAATCTTTAAAAGAGCTTTTCGGAATTCAAACCAGCAAGGTAAGACTGCTAAGAAAGGATGGAAAAGAAGAAGAAAAAAATGTTCAAGAGGTGTTCATAGGAGACATTATCCTTCTTAGGACAGGCGACCTTGTACCTCTTGATGTTTATGTACTTGAAGGAAAGGTTGAGGTGGATGAATCTGTAATTACAGGAGAGAGTAAACCCGTCCTAAAGACAGCAGGACAGCGTATATTTTCAGGAAGTCTGATAATTAACGGTTATGCCAAAGCCAAGGTGGAAAAAACCCTTGCAGGCAGTTATGTATCTTTGCTTATAAAACTTGTTGAGGATGCTTTAAAGCAAAAACCCAAGATACACAGGATAGCTGACAGAGTTGCCCACTATTTTGTCCAGGTTGTGGTAATTATTTCTCTGCTTGTGTTTACCTTGTGGTATCTAAGCACAGGGGATCTACAAAAAAGTGTTAGCTTTGCCCTTTCAGTGCTTGTGATCTCTTGTCCGTGTGCCTTTGGCATAGCGGTTCCGTTAGTTCTAACGGTGGGTCTTTTGAGAGCCTACAGAAAGGGTCTGTTAGTAAAAAATCCTTCGGTGCTTGAAAGAATAAAAGACATAGATGTGCTTCTTCTTGACAAAACGGGTACACTCACAGAGAGCATTCCAAAAGTAGTAAAGGCAGTTTTTCACACAGAAGATGCTTTAGACCTGGCTTTTTCAGTAGCTAATGCTTCTAACCATCCTCGTGCAAAAGCTATAAGAGACTACTGCGAGCAAATGAAAGCAAAAACCGTTAGTTTACAAGACTGCACAGAAGTGCCGGGGGAAGGTATTTACTGTGGGGATTATTACTTAGGCAATCCTTCAGCGCTTGGTATGAATCATAAAAACTCTATCACTGTTTTGACTAAGGGAAAGGAAATTATCGGAGAGTTTCATCTTGAGGAAAGGATCAGAAGTGATGTAAAGGACACACTCAACTATTTGAAAAATAGAGGTATAAAGCTTGTGATGATCACGGGTGATGCGCAAGAGAATGCCAGACGTATAGCCAACGCTCTTGGTATAGAGGAGTTTTACGCGGAGGTAAAGCCAGAGGATAAACTCGCTGTGCTTGAAAAGTATCAGAGCATGGGACACAGAGTAGGTATGGTGGGAGATGGGATAAATGATGCTCCAGCTATGGCAAAAGCACATGTTTCTTTTGCAGTAGGTTCCGGAACGGACATAGCCAAAAGAGTGTGTGATGTGGTGATCCTTTCAGGTTTGCAAGGCATCAAAGACCTTTTTGAAATGGCAGATGTTGTCAGCAGACGCATAAAGCAAAACCTCTTTTGGGCATTTTTCTACAACGCTCTTGGTATACCAGTTGCAGGAGGTCTATTTTCCTCTTATGGAGTGGTGCTAAAACCAGAAATAGCTGGACTTATGATGGTTCTCTCTTCTTTGAGCGTAGTCATAAACTCCATAAGAAAGTGA
- the accB gene encoding acetyl-CoA carboxylase biotin carboxyl carrier protein produces MDKEFIKELISLIKGSDIKTLSIETQDLKLHIETYHKDHPLKTEPQKEPKHIEILPPSEKSEEEKHLHVIKSPLVGTFYRSPSPGAPPFVEVGDIVSPGQILCIIEALKVMNEIESDVRGRIVKILVENGETVEYGQPLFLIDTSV; encoded by the coding sequence ATGGACAAAGAGTTTATAAAGGAACTCATAAGCTTAATCAAAGGTAGCGACATAAAGACTCTAAGCATAGAAACCCAAGACCTAAAGCTACACATAGAAACATATCACAAAGATCACCCATTGAAAACAGAACCTCAAAAAGAGCCAAAACACATAGAGATTCTTCCACCATCGGAAAAATCTGAGGAAGAAAAACACCTGCATGTGATAAAAAGCCCTCTTGTTGGCACTTTTTACAGGTCTCCATCTCCGGGTGCACCACCTTTTGTGGAAGTTGGGGACATAGTATCTCCCGGACAGATACTTTGCATAATAGAGGCTCTAAAGGTGATGAACGAGATAGAAAGCGATGTGCGTGGAAGGATAGTAAAGATATTAGTTGAAAACGGAGAAACTGTAGAGTATGGACAGCCTTTATTTTTAATAGATACGAGCGTGTAA
- a CDS encoding copper chaperone PCu(A)C: MKKLVLAVGLAGIVYAQPKIEIKNAWVREVPPVSSMSAAYMIIENKGDQPDKLLSASTSIAKVVEIHKTVGGKMRRVKALEIPPGKSVELKPGGYHLMLINLVQKPKEGQKVELTLKFEKSGEVKVQADVKKSEEKGHEGHHHH, translated from the coding sequence ATGAAAAAGCTGGTCTTAGCAGTAGGTCTGGCTGGAATCGTATACGCACAGCCCAAGATAGAAATCAAAAATGCATGGGTAAGGGAAGTGCCACCAGTATCAAGCATGAGCGCCGCTTACATGATAATAGAAAACAAAGGAGACCAGCCGGACAAACTTCTATCCGCATCCACAAGCATAGCTAAGGTGGTGGAGATTCATAAAACTGTTGGTGGCAAAATGAGGAGAGTAAAAGCTTTGGAGATACCACCTGGTAAGAGCGTAGAGCTAAAACCTGGAGGCTACCATCTTATGCTCATAAACTTAGTGCAAAAGCCCAAAGAAGGACAAAAGGTAGAGCTAACCCTTAAGTTTGAAAAGTCAGGAGAAGTAAAGGTTCAAGCGGACGTGAAAAAATCGGAAGAAAAAGGACACGAAGGGCACCACCACCATTAA
- the cas6 gene encoding CRISPR system precrRNA processing endoribonuclease RAMP protein Cas6, protein MPAILRLKFKLSEPISNPTPSEVHGIYLRLLPEEITGRIHDLKKKPFSLWILSADSQSLELRLGVLDDELIPIIFYEYYTQEKDLYLRSAKVMTIKPYGIKQEKARTYEELLNTKPLKNICLEFLKPTSFRRYRWDYILPNPVLIFKNLLTRWNSFSKHQLNIKNLEEELAKKVGIKALELHSTNHTIGSNITFRGFLGIVCYTTEDPELAKTLSVLARFAEYAGVGQKTTMDMGMVKLHRM, encoded by the coding sequence ATGCCAGCAATACTGAGGCTAAAGTTTAAGCTTTCAGAACCCATAAGCAACCCAACACCTTCTGAAGTGCATGGCATTTATCTTAGACTTCTGCCAGAAGAGATCACAGGCAGGATACACGACCTTAAGAAAAAACCCTTTTCCCTTTGGATACTTTCCGCAGATAGCCAAAGCTTGGAACTAAGATTGGGAGTGTTAGACGATGAGCTTATACCCATTATCTTTTACGAATACTACACGCAGGAAAAAGACCTATACCTAAGGTCCGCAAAGGTCATGACCATAAAACCATACGGTATAAAACAGGAGAAGGCAAGAACCTACGAAGAACTCTTAAACACAAAACCTTTAAAAAACATCTGCCTTGAGTTTCTCAAACCCACTTCCTTTAGGCGCTACAGGTGGGACTACATCTTACCCAACCCTGTGCTCATATTCAAAAACCTACTGACCAGATGGAACAGCTTTTCTAAGCACCAACTAAACATAAAGAACTTGGAGGAAGAGTTAGCCAAAAAAGTAGGCATAAAGGCACTGGAACTTCATTCCACAAACCACACAATAGGAAGCAACATAACCTTTAGGGGCTTTTTGGGTATAGTGTGCTACACCACAGAAGACCCAGAGCTTGCCAAAACCCTCTCTGTGCTTGCACGCTTTGCAGAGTATGCAGGAGTAGGACAAAAAACCACCATGGACATGGGTATGGTAAAGTTGCACCGTATGTAA
- a CDS encoding KH domain-containing protein, translating to MSQLRDIVEITAKSLVDNPEHVNVVEIEGEKTVVIELRVDQKDLGKVIGKQGRIARSLRTILSAMGRKINKRVVLEILE from the coding sequence ATGAGCCAGCTCAGAGACATCGTAGAGATTACCGCCAAGTCCTTGGTGGACAATCCGGAGCATGTGAATGTGGTGGAAATTGAAGGAGAGAAAACTGTAGTTATTGAACTCAGGGTTGACCAAAAAGACCTTGGCAAGGTTATAGGAAAGCAAGGAAGGATAGCAAGGTCTTTAAGGACTATCCTTTCAGCCATGGGCAGAAAAATTAACAAAAGGGTGGTCCTTGAGATATTAGAATAA
- a CDS encoding urate hydroxylase PuuD has product MPELELFLRWVHFIAGTIWVGMLFFFTLVNTPYIKITKPEERPAHIPKLMPLALAWFRYASVVTVLVGLMLIYIKYWSVGDVVQSDSAKTILVGGILGIIMMLNVWLFIWPNQKRIIQATVKGEKPDPSWGKRALLFSRINFTLSYPMLLFMGASSHYPMGWGMILITGVITALIGLGIVLYVQR; this is encoded by the coding sequence ATGCCAGAGCTAGAACTCTTCTTAAGATGGGTGCATTTTATTGCGGGCACCATTTGGGTAGGCATGCTCTTCTTCTTTACTCTTGTAAACACACCTTACATAAAGATAACAAAACCAGAAGAAAGACCGGCACACATACCCAAACTCATGCCTTTGGCTCTTGCGTGGTTTAGATACGCATCAGTAGTAACCGTTTTGGTGGGTCTTATGCTTATCTACATAAAGTATTGGTCCGTTGGTGATGTTGTACAATCGGATTCAGCAAAAACTATACTTGTGGGTGGAATATTGGGCATAATTATGATGTTAAATGTTTGGTTATTTATCTGGCCAAATCAGAAAAGGATCATACAGGCAACCGTTAAAGGAGAAAAACCTGACCCAAGTTGGGGCAAAAGGGCATTGCTTTTCTCAAGAATAAACTTCACCCTTTCTTACCCTATGCTACTCTTTATGGGAGCTTCCTCCCACTATCCCATGGGATGGGGCATGATACTTATAACGGGTGTTATAACTGCGCTAATAGGTTTGGGTATAGTCCTATACGTACAGCGTTAA
- a CDS encoding OsmC family protein, which yields MEEKSVSLLLSSEEDTFIAQTSEGSIKVGHHGYKPMELLLVALAGCSGVDVSSILRKKRQKVKSIKIDAIGKRRDEFPRVYESIKLIYTVVGENIDKKAVESAVKLSIDKYCSVYAMLSKAVSIDVEIQVWEEKE from the coding sequence ATGGAAGAAAAGAGTGTTAGCCTTTTACTATCTTCTGAAGAGGACACTTTTATAGCGCAAACCTCTGAGGGAAGCATAAAAGTGGGTCATCATGGTTATAAACCTATGGAACTTCTTCTTGTTGCCTTAGCAGGTTGTTCTGGTGTTGATGTATCAAGCATTCTTAGGAAGAAAAGACAGAAAGTAAAGAGCATAAAGATAGACGCTATAGGCAAAAGGAGAGACGAGTTTCCAAGGGTGTATGAAAGTATAAAGCTCATATACACCGTTGTAGGGGAGAACATAGACAAAAAGGCGGTAGAATCTGCAGTGAAGTTATCCATAGATAAGTACTGTAGTGTGTATGCCATGCTAAGCAAAGCGGTTTCCATCGATGTGGAGATACAAGTATGGGAAGAGAAAGAATAG
- the secA gene encoding preprotein translocase subunit SecA has protein sequence MVGWLIKKIIGTKNEREVKRLRRYVRQISEKEKELDSLTNREIIELSKELHLKVSTDEHLRERIINGEITDEVILGFALVREAGKRTIGLRFFDVQLIGGLVLHQGKIAEMKTGEGKTLVATSAVYINALTDKGVHVVTVNDYLARRDAQWMGPIYKFLGLDVGVINSDYSSYKVEWVSEELVQEAIEKDLRVWPKGYFEEVLPSELIDMTAKKAFLTKLEPCERREAYQAHATYGTNNEFGFDYLRDNMAISLDDIVQVKGHNFAIVDEVDSILIDEARTPLIISGPSQMDTSAYYRADQVVRKLKKDEDFIVDEKNRTVILTEQGIRKSEELLGVDNLYDVKNIDLLHALNQALRAHHLFKRDVHYIVRDGEVLIVDEFTGRVLPGRRWSDGLHQAIEVKEGVPIQQENQTLASITFQNYFKLYKKLSGMTGTAETEALEFKEIYGLDVVVIPTHKPVKRHDHPDMVYKTKKEKWQAVINYIKEEHQKGRPILVGTVSIEDSEHLSELLKKEGIPHNVLNAKHHEREAEIIAQAGRLNAVTISTNMAGRGTDILLGGNPEYLAKEILAKRGKTPETATQEEWKQALEEAYKITQEEKEKVLQLGGLLVIGTERHESRRIDNQLRGRAGRQGDPGETRFILSLEDDLMRIFGGDRVKKMMEFLKIPEGEPIESRMVTKAIENAQKRVEAQNFQIRKRLLEYDNVMNTQRLTVYSIRRDILEGKYLKEYVEEFIRDVLEEKVHQLLPEEEPELWETKPLEDYLKELTGRDIKLPPARDKEELIEKLTNTVKQIYAEKEETLGKELISEITRIVLLNNLDHLWREHLHVLDRLREGIYLRGYASRDPLIEYKKEAFYLFENMMFKFKESSISDLLKVEVKSQEELKQEVQREEEQAEKLLKQAVFSGVEGKADQKGPRRKTLKERLQSKRRR, from the coding sequence ATGGTAGGATGGCTAATTAAAAAGATTATAGGAACAAAGAACGAGAGAGAGGTAAAGAGGCTCAGGCGGTATGTGAGGCAGATCTCTGAGAAAGAGAAAGAGCTGGACTCTCTTACCAACAGAGAGATTATAGAGCTTTCTAAAGAACTGCATCTGAAGGTTTCTACCGATGAGCATCTGCGCGAGAGGATAATAAATGGTGAGATCACCGATGAAGTGATCTTAGGCTTTGCGCTTGTAAGAGAAGCGGGAAAAAGAACTATAGGGCTTAGGTTCTTTGATGTTCAGTTGATAGGTGGTCTTGTACTTCATCAGGGTAAGATAGCGGAGATGAAAACGGGAGAGGGGAAAACCTTAGTAGCCACTTCTGCTGTTTATATAAACGCTCTTACTGACAAAGGAGTGCATGTGGTCACGGTCAATGACTATCTTGCAAGAAGGGACGCTCAGTGGATGGGTCCCATATACAAGTTCTTAGGGCTTGATGTGGGAGTCATAAACTCTGACTACTCTTCTTATAAGGTAGAGTGGGTAAGCGAAGAGTTGGTTCAAGAAGCAATAGAGAAGGACCTTCGCGTTTGGCCAAAGGGATACTTTGAGGAGGTTCTTCCTTCTGAGCTCATAGATATGACTGCTAAAAAGGCTTTTCTTACTAAGTTAGAACCCTGCGAAAGAAGAGAAGCATACCAAGCTCACGCAACTTACGGAACCAACAACGAGTTTGGTTTTGACTACTTGCGGGATAACATGGCCATATCCCTTGATGATATAGTGCAGGTAAAAGGGCATAACTTTGCCATTGTGGACGAGGTAGACTCCATACTCATAGACGAGGCACGCACCCCCCTTATCATATCAGGACCTTCTCAGATGGATACTTCCGCATACTACAGAGCGGATCAGGTGGTAAGAAAGCTAAAAAAGGATGAGGACTTTATTGTAGATGAAAAGAACAGGACGGTAATTTTGACGGAACAGGGCATAAGAAAGTCGGAAGAACTTTTGGGCGTTGATAATCTCTACGATGTGAAAAACATAGACTTACTTCATGCGCTAAACCAAGCTCTAAGAGCTCATCATTTGTTTAAGAGAGATGTTCATTACATAGTCCGGGACGGAGAGGTGCTTATAGTGGATGAGTTCACAGGCAGGGTTCTGCCGGGCAGAAGATGGTCCGATGGATTGCATCAGGCTATTGAAGTAAAAGAGGGAGTTCCCATACAGCAGGAAAACCAGACACTGGCAAGCATAACCTTCCAGAACTACTTTAAGCTCTACAAGAAACTTTCTGGTATGACGGGCACTGCAGAAACAGAAGCTCTTGAGTTTAAAGAGATATACGGTCTTGATGTGGTAGTTATTCCAACGCATAAACCTGTCAAAAGACATGACCACCCTGACATGGTTTACAAAACCAAAAAGGAAAAGTGGCAAGCGGTTATAAATTACATAAAGGAGGAACATCAAAAGGGAAGACCCATTTTGGTAGGTACTGTGTCCATAGAGGACTCTGAGCATCTCTCTGAACTGTTAAAAAAGGAAGGCATACCTCACAATGTGCTCAACGCCAAGCATCACGAAAGAGAAGCGGAGATCATAGCGCAAGCGGGTAGGCTCAATGCGGTCACCATATCTACCAACATGGCAGGAAGAGGTACAGACATACTTCTTGGTGGAAATCCAGAGTATCTTGCAAAAGAAATACTTGCCAAAAGAGGGAAAACACCAGAGACTGCCACACAGGAAGAGTGGAAGCAAGCCTTAGAGGAAGCCTACAAGATAACTCAAGAAGAGAAGGAGAAGGTACTGCAGTTAGGTGGACTGCTGGTTATCGGTACAGAAAGACACGAATCGCGCAGGATAGATAACCAGCTTAGGGGAAGGGCAGGAAGGCAGGGAGACCCAGGAGAAACCAGGTTCATACTCTCTCTTGAAGATGACCTTATGCGTATTTTTGGTGGAGACAGAGTAAAGAAGATGATGGAATTTCTCAAAATACCCGAAGGAGAACCCATAGAAAGCAGGATGGTGACCAAAGCCATAGAAAACGCACAGAAAAGAGTTGAAGCCCAAAACTTCCAGATAAGGAAGAGACTTCTTGAGTACGACAATGTGATGAATACCCAGAGGCTTACTGTATACAGTATAAGAAGGGATATACTGGAAGGCAAGTATCTCAAAGAGTATGTGGAAGAATTTATAAGGGATGTGCTTGAGGAAAAAGTGCACCAACTGCTTCCTGAAGAAGAACCAGAACTGTGGGAAACTAAGCCTCTTGAGGATTACCTCAAAGAACTAACGGGAAGGGACATAAAACTTCCACCCGCAAGGGACAAAGAAGAACTCATAGAAAAACTCACAAATACGGTAAAACAAATATACGCGGAAAAAGAAGAAACCTTAGGCAAAGAGCTTATCTCTGAAATAACCAGGATAGTTTTACTCAATAACCTAGACCACCTGTGGAGAGAGCACCTTCATGTTCTTGATAGGCTAAGAGAGGGCATTTACCTGAGGGGATACGCTTCCAGAGATCCTCTCATAGAATACAAAAAGGAGGCTTTTTACCTCTTTGAGAACATGATGTTTAAATTTAAGGAAAGCTCCATATCAGACCTTCTTAAGGTTGAAGTAAAGTCTCAGGAGGAACTAAAGCAGGAGGTACAAAGAGAAGAAGAGCAGGCAGAGAAACTTCTAAAACAGGCAGTCTTTAGTGGTGTGGAAGGTAAAGCAGACCAAAAAGGTCCCAGAAGGAAAACGCTAAAGGAAAGACTGCAATCAAAGAGAAGGAGATAA
- a CDS encoding superoxide dismutase: MAIHKLQPKDHLKPSDLRGISNEQIEPHFEAHYKGYVAKYNEIQEKLADKSFSDRSKANQNYSEYRELKVEETFNYMGVVLHELYFGHLKPQGQPSEALKRKVEEDFGSWDACIQEIKAAGIAFRGWAILGLDIFSGRLVVNGLDAHNVYNYTGLIPIIVLDTYEHAYYVDQKNKRPPYIDAFLESLNWDVINERFEKAMKAYEVLKDFIK; this comes from the coding sequence ATGGCTATCCACAAGCTACAACCAAAGGATCACCTTAAACCTTCAGACCTCAGGGGGATATCCAACGAGCAGATAGAGCCTCACTTTGAAGCCCATTACAAGGGCTATGTAGCTAAATACAACGAAATTCAAGAAAAGCTTGCGGACAAAAGTTTCTCCGACAGAAGCAAGGCAAATCAGAACTACTCCGAATACAGGGAGCTCAAAGTAGAGGAAACTTTCAATTACATGGGTGTTGTCCTTCACGAGCTCTATTTTGGACACCTGAAACCTCAAGGACAACCTTCTGAAGCTTTAAAAAGGAAGGTAGAGGAAGACTTTGGTTCTTGGGATGCCTGCATTCAGGAGATAAAGGCTGCAGGTATAGCCTTCAGAGGGTGGGCAATTCTTGGTCTTGACATCTTTTCAGGTAGGCTTGTGGTGAACGGACTTGACGCTCACAATGTTTATAACTACACAGGGCTTATACCCATAATAGTGCTTGACACATACGAACACGCTTACTATGTGGACCAAAAGAACAAAAGACCTCCGTATATAGATGCCTTCCTTGAAAGCCTAAATTGGGATGTTATCAACGAAAGGTTTGAAAAGGCTATGAAGGCTTACGAAGTATTAAAAGATTTTATAAAGTGA